The following proteins are co-located in the Pontiella agarivorans genome:
- a CDS encoding family 16 glycosylhydrolase, whose amino-acid sequence MMKIWMLSTVVCLAAGARGMASREPVPPPPPVEAPEGYKWVLNQAYSDEFNGRKLDDEKWHNHYPGWKGRVPGLFVPESVQVDDGLLRIKIGLLDPPRGDDGEWWIACGAIQSKGQEAGYGYYETRMKASSLRTSSTFWLMNPRKDAEKAGKRTELDIQECIGDAQRWPDFKHQFRSNTHITFMNEEKVDGEYPVVKKGASYDIGSNVDEDFHTYGCWWVDAKTMHFYLDGEHVQTIEVSTEKDPSPFDRKMFINLVCEIYDWEVLPEKEQILDDSKNTTYYDYVRAYTLEKDDVK is encoded by the coding sequence ATGATGAAAATATGGATGTTGTCTACAGTCGTATGTCTTGCTGCCGGAGCCCGGGGAATGGCTTCCCGTGAACCTGTGCCGCCGCCACCGCCGGTTGAAGCGCCGGAAGGATATAAGTGGGTGCTGAATCAAGCCTACAGCGATGAGTTTAACGGAAGAAAACTCGATGATGAAAAGTGGCATAATCATTATCCGGGTTGGAAGGGGCGTGTGCCGGGGCTGTTTGTTCCGGAGTCTGTTCAGGTGGATGACGGATTGCTCCGGATTAAGATCGGATTGCTTGATCCGCCGCGCGGCGATGACGGGGAGTGGTGGATTGCCTGCGGTGCGATTCAGTCGAAAGGGCAGGAGGCCGGTTATGGCTATTACGAAACCCGTATGAAGGCTTCCAGTCTGCGTACGTCATCCACATTCTGGCTGATGAATCCGCGGAAGGATGCGGAAAAAGCGGGCAAACGAACAGAACTCGATATTCAGGAATGTATCGGTGATGCACAGCGATGGCCTGATTTCAAACATCAGTTCCGTTCCAATACACATATTACCTTCATGAATGAAGAAAAGGTTGATGGTGAATATCCGGTGGTGAAAAAAGGAGCCTCATACGATATCGGCAGCAATGTGGATGAGGACTTCCATACTTACGGTTGCTGGTGGGTCGATGCAAAAACCATGCATTTTTATCTCGATGGAGAGCATGTGCAGACCATCGAAGTTTCAACAGAAAAGGATCCGTCGCCGTTTGACCGGAAGATGTTTATCAATCTGGTTTGCGAGATTTATGACTGGGAAGTGCTTCCGGAAAAGGAACAGATTCTCGATGATTCCAAAAACACCACGTACTACGATTATGTCCGTGCTTACACGCTCGAAAAGGATGACGTAAAGTGA
- a CDS encoding sulfatase family protein — MNVRSVLMVVMACAAVSGMAAKKPNVVVFYTDDQKMDSFGFIRGKAHTPNIDRLAETGAYFSNAYASSSVCSPSRYSALTGQYASRCNSDEFHRSTSAEGVTKVLWNMSIGDDQWTFPKVMQQAGYKTGMVGKWHVGHSNKHGKRKQVPNNNPSDPETIAVLKHNQQVVCAGIRDKGFDYAGGVYAGNPNDDKQLIKTGCNVHAVEWQTKHALEFIEQNKDEPFVLYYASTLMHSPHPHESLRADPRLSPEGMLPEPITGIMPPREDVIKRAEAAGVTDPKLQAATWLDDVVGTVWNKLEELDLAENTMIIYFNDNGTDDSGKGSCYQGGAHVPMIVNFPGVVKPGTYTQLASNIDIAPTVFEVGGVTPPDDMILDGMSVLPVAKGEKTAWRDALYLEIGLTRAVVSGDYKYMAFRIPESYLEKPLEERLAEHKETLAKINQQHPWTVGNKMWQIDPEAKYLQMGMAPGGDFMEKLQVSGWPPAPFVKNYYDPDQLYDLKRDPRETTNLAANPEYQAKLEQMKKKLRKMLADVPGTFADLKPEE, encoded by the coding sequence ATGAACGTTCGAAGTGTATTGATGGTGGTTATGGCCTGTGCTGCGGTATCGGGGATGGCGGCAAAAAAGCCGAATGTGGTGGTGTTTTATACGGATGATCAGAAGATGGATTCGTTCGGTTTCATCCGCGGAAAAGCGCATACGCCGAATATCGACCGGCTGGCTGAAACCGGGGCCTATTTTTCGAATGCCTATGCATCGAGTTCGGTCTGTTCGCCGAGCCGCTATTCCGCACTGACGGGACAGTATGCCAGCCGGTGCAACAGCGATGAATTTCATCGAAGCACCAGTGCGGAAGGGGTGACTAAGGTGCTGTGGAATATGTCGATCGGCGATGATCAGTGGACGTTTCCGAAAGTGATGCAGCAGGCCGGCTATAAAACCGGCATGGTGGGCAAATGGCATGTCGGCCACAGCAATAAACATGGGAAACGCAAGCAGGTGCCGAATAACAATCCTTCCGATCCTGAAACGATTGCAGTGCTGAAGCATAACCAGCAGGTCGTCTGCGCCGGAATTCGGGATAAAGGGTTTGATTATGCCGGCGGGGTTTATGCCGGAAACCCGAATGATGACAAGCAGTTGATTAAAACCGGCTGTAATGTTCATGCCGTGGAATGGCAGACAAAACATGCCCTGGAATTTATTGAACAGAATAAGGATGAACCGTTCGTGCTTTATTATGCTTCGACGCTGATGCACAGCCCGCATCCGCATGAGTCGCTCAGAGCCGACCCCCGTTTAAGCCCTGAAGGGATGCTCCCGGAGCCGATTACCGGAATCATGCCGCCGCGCGAGGATGTCATTAAACGGGCCGAAGCAGCCGGTGTAACCGACCCGAAACTGCAGGCGGCGACGTGGCTGGATGATGTGGTCGGAACGGTATGGAACAAACTGGAAGAGCTGGATCTGGCTGAGAATACGATGATCATCTATTTCAATGATAACGGGACCGATGACAGCGGAAAAGGCTCGTGCTACCAGGGCGGGGCGCATGTGCCCATGATTGTGAATTTTCCGGGGGTGGTTAAGCCGGGGACCTATACGCAGCTGGCTTCGAATATTGATATTGCACCGACGGTTTTTGAAGTGGGCGGGGTAACTCCGCCTGACGATATGATTCTTGACGGAATGAGTGTGCTGCCGGTGGCAAAAGGGGAAAAAACGGCGTGGCGGGATGCGCTGTATCTTGAAATCGGTCTGACACGGGCGGTCGTGAGCGGCGATTACAAATATATGGCGTTCCGCATTCCGGAGAGCTATCTCGAAAAACCGCTGGAGGAACGGCTGGCGGAGCATAAGGAAACACTGGCGAAGATTAATCAGCAGCATCCGTGGACGGTGGGCAATAAAATGTGGCAGATCGATCCGGAGGCGAAATATCTCCAGATGGGCATGGCGCCCGGCGGGGACTTTATGGAGAAACTTCAGGTTTCCGGCTGGCCGCCGGCGCCTTTTGTGAAGAATTACTATGATCCGGATCAGCTGTATGATTTGAAGCGCGATCCGCGCGAAACCACCAATCTGGCTGCAAATCCTGAGTATCAGGCGAAACTTGAGCAGATGAAAAAGAAACTCAGAAAAATGCTGGCGGATGTGCCGGGAACGTTTGCGGATCTTAAGCCGGAAGAATAA
- a CDS encoding sulfatase family protein, whose translation MMMKKGLIAAAVIVLGFSAYAEKRRPNVLFIITDDQFKEQFGFLGGQALTPNIDRLAREGIYFENGFVSSSVCSPSRYTCMSGHFASRCPQPYFQTGTTEDGVTRILWNIGFAEGQPNIPNVLQKAGYKTGFTGKWHLNGTMHLINNDIPKGADPYDPGIRKIMRSNQEIICNEIKRFGFDFVQAAFGGNPNDDKTLVATGCNVHNQEWNTKAAIDFIEQNKDEPWYLYFAPTLMHVPDTFASLTGDPRKSGMGILDEPITGVQPSRESVLERTKAAGIPDRNRAATWLDDGIGAIQDKLEELGLTEDTLVIYFNDNGMEYHSKGTCYQGGVRTQIMAYWPGVIEPGARPQELVQNVDFAPTFFELAGVEPPKNMILDGESLLPILRGESPENWRDAVYSEIGLARSVSSKDWSYVAFYVPPSLQRTKEERVKEAKEYYYGPMLAEHPWMADEYPFLEDAPYFQLGMQPGGFAFERWQLKDPENTPWAPSYFDQDQLFNIRQDPTEIENLAANPEYKAQLEKMQKLLVEYLDDLPGTYPGLKD comes from the coding sequence ATGATGATGAAAAAAGGATTGATCGCAGCTGCGGTGATTGTGCTGGGCTTTTCCGCCTATGCGGAAAAACGCCGGCCGAATGTTCTGTTTATTATTACCGATGATCAGTTTAAGGAGCAGTTTGGATTTCTGGGCGGGCAGGCGCTGACGCCGAATATTGACCGTCTGGCGCGGGAGGGGATCTATTTTGAAAACGGGTTTGTTTCATCAAGTGTCTGTTCGCCCAGCCGCTACACCTGCATGAGCGGTCATTTCGCCAGCCGCTGCCCGCAGCCGTATTTTCAGACGGGAACCACCGAAGACGGGGTTACGCGGATTTTATGGAATATCGGTTTTGCGGAAGGGCAGCCGAATATTCCGAACGTGCTGCAGAAAGCGGGCTATAAAACCGGCTTTACCGGAAAGTGGCATTTAAACGGCACGATGCATCTGATTAATAATGATATTCCGAAAGGTGCGGACCCTTATGATCCCGGGATTCGGAAAATCATGCGTTCGAATCAGGAAATTATCTGCAACGAGATTAAACGATTCGGTTTCGATTTTGTGCAGGCTGCTTTCGGCGGTAATCCGAACGATGACAAAACGTTGGTGGCCACCGGATGCAATGTGCACAACCAGGAGTGGAATACGAAGGCTGCCATCGACTTTATTGAACAGAACAAAGATGAACCATGGTATCTCTACTTTGCGCCGACCCTGATGCATGTTCCGGACACTTTTGCTTCGCTGACCGGAGATCCGCGCAAAAGCGGCATGGGGATTCTGGACGAACCGATTACGGGTGTTCAGCCTTCCCGTGAATCGGTGCTGGAACGCACCAAAGCTGCGGGTATTCCGGATCGCAACCGTGCGGCGACCTGGCTTGATGACGGGATTGGAGCGATTCAGGACAAGCTTGAAGAGCTGGGGCTGACGGAAGATACGCTGGTTATTTATTTCAACGACAACGGCATGGAATATCACTCCAAGGGCACGTGCTATCAGGGGGGTGTACGTACACAGATCATGGCCTACTGGCCGGGCGTTATCGAGCCGGGGGCACGTCCGCAGGAGTTGGTGCAGAATGTCGATTTCGCCCCGACATTTTTCGAACTGGCCGGTGTGGAACCGCCGAAGAATATGATTCTCGACGGGGAGAGCCTGCTTCCGATTCTCCGCGGCGAGTCACCGGAAAACTGGCGGGACGCTGTTTACAGCGAAATCGGTCTGGCGCGTTCGGTCAGTTCCAAAGACTGGAGCTATGTGGCCTTTTATGTTCCGCCGAGCCTGCAGCGCACGAAGGAAGAGCGCGTGAAAGAAGCGAAGGAATATTATTACGGTCCGATGCTTGCGGAGCATCCGTGGATGGCGGACGAATATCCGTTTCTCGAGGATGCGCCGTATTTTCAGCTGGGTATGCAGCCGGGCGGTTTTGCGTTTGAGCGCTGGCAGTTGAAGGATCCGGAAAATACACCGTGGGCCCCGAGCTATTTCGATCAGGATCAGCTGTTTAATATTCGGCAGGATCCGACCGAGATCGAGAATCTGGCCGCCAATCCGGAATATAAGGCGCAGCTGGAAAAAATGCAGAAACTGCTGGTGGAATATCTGGATGACCTTCCGGGGACCTATCCGGGATTGAAAGACTGA
- a CDS encoding family 16 glycosylhydrolase, with amino-acid sequence MKGTEHPKGYSFNLLCVFSGLLLLGSVVSAAPPEGKEWVVFEPMTDEFDGDSLDLEKWFDHNPTWSGRPPTLFHPDCVAVSNGTLRISAFDSAASARRKLPAGFTHISGFVRSKDRCRFGYFEMRAKLMPSTQVSCFWLTHAGREEWSEIDIVEVAAGTEKYGSLLQPNVHYFRGPHYQGTLEHHLKDPSYHDLGVPLKDDFHVYACEWSPTFIRWYFDGKLVRERHNDMYFQPLEMNLNVEANEWFGGLPDDATLPAVYEIDYVRTWRQKDY; translated from the coding sequence ATGAAAGGCACTGAACACCCGAAAGGGTACTCCTTTAATCTATTGTGTGTATTCAGCGGTCTGTTGCTTCTCGGTTCTGTGGTTTCCGCGGCTCCTCCGGAAGGCAAAGAGTGGGTGGTTTTTGAGCCGATGACCGATGAATTTGATGGCGATTCACTGGATCTGGAAAAGTGGTTTGATCACAACCCGACGTGGAGCGGGCGGCCACCGACCCTGTTCCATCCGGACTGTGTGGCTGTTTCGAACGGAACATTACGGATCAGTGCATTTGATTCCGCCGCATCGGCCCGGCGTAAGCTCCCCGCCGGGTTTACCCATATCTCCGGATTTGTGCGCAGTAAAGACCGTTGCCGGTTCGGCTATTTTGAAATGCGGGCCAAACTGATGCCGTCGACGCAGGTCAGCTGTTTCTGGCTGACGCATGCGGGGCGTGAGGAGTGGTCGGAAATTGATATTGTGGAAGTGGCGGCCGGGACGGAGAAGTATGGATCGCTGCTGCAGCCGAATGTGCACTATTTCCGCGGACCGCATTATCAGGGCACGCTTGAACATCATCTGAAGGATCCGAGTTATCATGATCTCGGCGTGCCGCTGAAGGATGACTTTCACGTCTATGCGTGCGAATGGTCACCCACCTTTATCCGCTGGTATTTTGACGGGAAACTGGTGCGGGAACGGCATAACGATATGTATTTCCAGCCTTTGGAAATGAATCTGAATGTGGAAGCCAACGAGTGGTTCGGCGGTCTTCCGGATGATGCCACGCTGCCGGCGGTGTACGAAATCGATTATGTCCGGACGTGGCGGCAGAAGGACTACTGA
- a CDS encoding sulfatase family protein: MQRFMKFAAIAVFGVFTAQAAEKPNFLVILADDLGYMDVGFTGSEEIFTPQLDQLAENGMICENGYVTHPYCGPSRAGLMAGRYQARFGLEINITYSPYDLYSGFPLSEKTIAERLKPAGYRTGIIGKWHMGASQPFHPNNRGFDHFYGFLSGGHDYFPDNVTTAYPLLLKNGNPHYSANEGCYLPLMRNDQAGEFNEYLTTALSRDAVEFVKQGDDPFFLYLAYNAPHGPLQAPKETIAKYKHIKDPRRRTYAAMIDEMDRGVGMVVDALKESGKFDNTVIFFLSDNGGVTSKPGHENENWANNGKFKKGKGSMHEGGSHVPYIVHWPAGIPKPGRFKGLVSSLDIAATAVALGGGDTSGHKLEGVNLAPYLSGRKKGSPHDALFWRVKDGAAWCVRTPTGKYLKENWGGELTALYDMKNDPYESTNLLGKAPEKQAELARLWNEWNAGNSANVLLQAGDYQKKRLQMYEELYRSLEEKAKKAKPVVIQ; encoded by the coding sequence ATGCAGCGTTTTATGAAGTTTGCCGCCATTGCGGTTTTCGGGGTTTTTACTGCACAGGCAGCTGAAAAACCGAATTTTCTGGTTATTCTGGCCGATGACCTGGGCTATATGGATGTCGGGTTCACGGGGTCTGAAGAAATTTTCACGCCGCAGCTCGATCAGCTGGCGGAAAATGGAATGATCTGTGAAAACGGGTATGTGACGCATCCCTATTGCGGTCCGTCGCGGGCGGGCCTGATGGCCGGGCGTTATCAGGCCCGGTTCGGGCTGGAAATCAACATCACCTATTCGCCGTACGATCTGTATAGCGGTTTCCCGCTTTCGGAAAAAACAATCGCGGAACGTCTCAAACCGGCGGGCTACCGTACCGGGATTATTGGAAAATGGCATATGGGCGCATCGCAACCGTTTCATCCGAACAATCGCGGATTTGATCATTTTTATGGGTTCCTTTCCGGTGGGCACGATTATTTCCCGGACAATGTGACGACCGCTTATCCGCTGTTGCTCAAAAACGGAAATCCGCACTACAGTGCCAATGAAGGATGTTATCTGCCGTTGATGCGCAATGATCAGGCGGGTGAGTTTAATGAATATCTGACCACGGCGCTCAGCCGCGATGCGGTGGAGTTTGTGAAGCAGGGCGACGACCCGTTTTTCCTCTATTTGGCCTATAACGCGCCGCATGGTCCGCTTCAGGCTCCAAAGGAAACGATTGCAAAATATAAACATATCAAGGACCCGCGTCGGCGTACCTATGCGGCGATGATTGACGAGATGGATCGGGGGGTCGGTATGGTGGTGGATGCACTGAAAGAAAGCGGGAAATTCGATAATACCGTAATTTTCTTTCTTTCCGACAACGGCGGAGTGACCTCCAAGCCGGGCCATGAAAATGAAAACTGGGCGAACAACGGGAAGTTTAAAAAGGGCAAGGGCAGTATGCATGAGGGCGGAAGCCATGTGCCGTATATCGTCCACTGGCCGGCCGGTATTCCAAAGCCTGGAAGATTTAAGGGGCTGGTTTCTTCGCTCGATATTGCGGCCACGGCCGTGGCGCTGGGCGGCGGCGATACATCAGGTCATAAACTCGAAGGGGTCAATCTGGCTCCCTATCTTTCGGGCAGAAAAAAAGGGTCTCCGCATGACGCTCTGTTCTGGCGGGTGAAAGACGGCGCGGCCTGGTGTGTGCGCACGCCGACCGGGAAATATCTCAAGGAAAACTGGGGCGGGGAACTGACGGCTTTGTATGACATGAAGAATGATCCGTACGAGTCCACAAACCTGCTGGGCAAAGCGCCCGAAAAACAGGCCGAGCTTGCCCGGCTGTGGAATGAGTGGAATGCCGGAAACAGCGCGAATGTGCTGCTGCAGGCCGGGGACTACCAGAAAAAGCGCCTTCAGATGTATGAAGAGCTGTATCGATCGCTTGAGGAAAAAGCGAAGAAAGCCAAGCCGGTGGTGATCCAGTGA
- a CDS encoding ComEC/Rec2 family competence protein, whose translation MATAVGMLVSSTELLPLSFLFAAAALSVTSAFIFLRKSRALVFISIALTAALRFGLGHPDVAADSINRTALPDARSGVIGRIAGDPRFYAYDDGEEGSWSFPFQCLEYKVSNGWKTVSGQIDLQIHAAPAELLFEPGDRLRVSGWLAEKTFPGRNRLELDARAEDWERLEGGGFSMKKWGGALRDSLAPRLEQGMQELPVQLAVLKALVLGYREDMPRETLDMFKRTGSMHIFAISGLHVGIVGFLLALVLKMLGVPRGKFGLVLIPLLGLYVLSTGMKSSALRALLMAAVFLLAPLFKRRPDIPSSVAFAAVILLYFQPLEILSPGFIFSFAVVSFLVMAFAAVPQHWIQGPWIKTYVVSLGITSLAASTVAIPLGALFFGQFSPIAVCGNLIVVPLTFCIVLCGWLSIVLPLVSTVFNHAAVVFIDLLLGSVHVLDGIPGSSWPVDPPSVVAVLLWLGSLTALVTACTTRRQREVAIGCALCAVCLVLFGG comes from the coding sequence ATGGCAACCGCGGTCGGTATGCTGGTTTCATCGACGGAGCTCCTTCCATTGTCCTTTCTTTTTGCCGCGGCCGCGCTGTCGGTGACCTCGGCATTTATTTTTCTGCGCAAATCCCGGGCACTGGTATTCATAAGCATCGCCCTTACAGCCGCGCTGCGTTTCGGTCTTGGTCATCCCGATGTCGCTGCCGACTCGATCAACCGGACCGCACTGCCTGATGCCCGATCCGGTGTGATAGGGCGGATTGCCGGAGATCCGAGGTTTTATGCCTATGACGATGGCGAGGAAGGATCGTGGTCTTTTCCGTTCCAATGTCTGGAATACAAGGTTTCCAACGGCTGGAAAACCGTCAGCGGTCAGATAGATCTGCAGATTCATGCAGCTCCAGCGGAGCTGCTTTTTGAACCCGGAGATCGGCTGCGGGTAAGCGGCTGGTTGGCTGAAAAAACATTTCCCGGCCGAAACCGGCTGGAGCTCGATGCCCGGGCGGAAGACTGGGAGCGGCTGGAAGGCGGCGGATTTTCAATGAAGAAATGGGGCGGGGCGCTGCGCGATTCGCTTGCTCCGCGTCTGGAGCAGGGGATGCAGGAGCTGCCTGTGCAGCTTGCCGTTCTTAAAGCACTGGTGCTGGGCTATCGCGAGGATATGCCGCGCGAAACCCTTGATATGTTCAAGCGCACCGGATCGATGCATATTTTTGCGATATCAGGCCTGCATGTCGGCATTGTCGGCTTTCTGCTGGCGCTGGTGCTCAAAATGCTGGGCGTGCCCCGCGGAAAATTCGGACTGGTGCTGATTCCGCTGCTCGGGCTCTACGTACTCTCCACCGGGATGAAGTCGAGTGCCCTGCGCGCTCTGCTCATGGCTGCGGTGTTCCTGCTGGCCCCGTTGTTTAAGCGCCGGCCCGATATCCCGAGTTCAGTTGCTTTTGCCGCAGTAATCCTGCTGTATTTCCAGCCCTTGGAAATTCTGTCGCCCGGCTTCATTTTTTCATTCGCGGTGGTGTCCTTTCTGGTGATGGCTTTTGCTGCTGTTCCGCAGCACTGGATTCAAGGACCCTGGATTAAAACCTATGTCGTATCGCTGGGGATCACCTCGCTGGCTGCGAGCACCGTGGCGATACCGCTGGGGGCGTTGTTTTTCGGGCAGTTTTCGCCCATTGCTGTTTGCGGCAATCTGATTGTGGTGCCGCTGACCTTCTGTATTGTACTGTGCGGATGGCTTTCGATTGTGCTGCCTTTGGTGTCAACGGTGTTTAATCATGCGGCGGTCGTTTTTATTGATCTCCTGCTCGGAAGTGTGCATGTGCTCGACGGGATTCCGGGGTCCAGCTGGCCGGTCGATCCGCCTTCCGTTGTTGCGGTACTGCTTTGGCTCGGCAGTCTGACGGCCCTCGTTACCGCCTGCACCACCCGCCGGCAGCGTGAGGTTGCCATCGGTTGTGCGCTGTGTGCCGTTTGTCTTGTTCTGTTCGGGGGATGA
- a CDS encoding glycosyltransferase, whose product MKILFITYGELTLGGESFRPVAILRALAEAGHRIHIIASHIDLPPHPNVRVIEGNSGSAVPVRRLRVAVLKATGSMKYDAVHAVDYATVWAMRACRFRRLPFIYDATRTFTGKSAHPPSKRWKWFRTHFSGIEKKLLARAAAVLVPCPTLEADLKALQHTAAVVRLEDVPAQSLFGCDETPERAAIFSQFTPVASGVVAVSVTALTNSELRMLLLAARKVMDAVPGISFVFRGAGKDAPKMAANLDIDGRCLFLDFSQTGKFLEGLNVASAALWIPSPNRPYCDPSIFTLLRSPAPLVVVQDKAYGGLLTEENSFPVVRTADAIAEGLLRVIREPLFSLRLVTEAQQLIADRYSFSTFKHNIRMIYHERLSKK is encoded by the coding sequence TTGAAAATTCTGTTTATTACCTATGGAGAACTGACACTGGGGGGTGAATCCTTCCGGCCCGTGGCCATATTGCGTGCGTTAGCTGAGGCGGGTCATCGGATTCATATTATTGCGTCGCACATTGATCTTCCTCCACACCCCAATGTGCGGGTTATCGAAGGAAATTCCGGAAGCGCGGTGCCTGTTCGGCGATTACGTGTGGCTGTACTTAAAGCAACCGGTTCGATGAAATACGATGCCGTTCATGCTGTCGACTATGCCACTGTTTGGGCGATGCGTGCCTGTAGGTTCCGACGGCTTCCGTTCATCTACGATGCCACACGCACGTTTACCGGAAAATCGGCCCATCCACCGTCCAAACGTTGGAAATGGTTCCGGACTCATTTTTCCGGAATAGAGAAAAAACTGCTGGCCCGAGCCGCGGCGGTACTGGTTCCCTGTCCGACACTGGAAGCGGATCTGAAAGCGTTGCAGCATACTGCAGCGGTGGTGCGGCTTGAGGATGTTCCGGCGCAATCGCTGTTCGGCTGTGACGAGACACCGGAACGCGCTGCAATTTTTTCACAATTCACACCGGTTGCATCCGGCGTCGTGGCCGTGTCGGTTACGGCACTGACCAATTCCGAATTGCGTATGCTGCTGCTTGCCGCCCGGAAAGTGATGGATGCTGTTCCGGGGATCTCCTTTGTATTCCGAGGCGCTGGAAAAGACGCTCCGAAAATGGCGGCGAATCTTGATATCGACGGGCGTTGCCTGTTTCTGGATTTTTCGCAAACCGGAAAATTTCTGGAAGGCCTGAATGTCGCTTCCGCCGCATTGTGGATTCCATCGCCGAACCGGCCGTATTGCGACCCGTCCATTTTTACGCTGCTCCGTTCGCCGGCACCGCTTGTGGTTGTTCAGGACAAAGCCTATGGCGGACTTTTAACGGAAGAAAATTCATTTCCGGTTGTACGCACAGCGGATGCGATTGCTGAAGGCCTGTTACGTGTGATCCGTGAACCGCTCTTTTCGCTCAGATTGGTCACCGAGGCGCAGCAGTTGATCGCAGACCGCTATTCGTTCTCCACGTTTAAGCATAATATCCGCATGATCTATCACGAGCGCTTAAGCAAAAAATAG